Genomic DNA from Marinobacter sp. ANT_B65:
CTGGAACTCAACCAGAAGGGGCTGGATGCGGGTCTGGCGCTGATTGCCAGGAATTACGCAACCACTGTCAGTAAAGGCAGGCTTTCGCAAGATCAGGCGGCTGCCCGTCAGGCATTGATCAGCGGCACCACGGATTACGAAGCTCTGGCCGATGTTGATCTGGTGATCGAAGCCGTTTTCGAAAGTATGGACGTGAAGAGGCAGGTGTTTGGCCGCCTGGACCAAGTCTGCAAAGAGGGCGCTATTCTGGCATCCAATACCTCGTATCTGGATGTCAACGAGATCGCTGCAGCGACCTCGCGGCCTCAGGATGTTGTGGGGCTGCATTTCTTCAGTCCTGCGAACGTTATGCGTCTGCTTGAGGTTGTTCGCGCAGACAAGACTGCGGAAGACGTTATTGCAACAGCCATGGCTCTGGGTAAGCGCATCGGCAAGGTGCCTGTGCTGGCAGGAGTATGCTACGGGTTTATTGGTAACCGGATGTTGCGGCAATACGCACGCGAAGCCCAGCTTTGCATGATCGAGGGTGCGGAACCTGAGCAGATCGATGGTGTGCTGACCCGGTTTGGCATGGCCATGGGCCCGCTGGCGGTGGGTGACCTTGCCGGTCTGGACATCGGATACAAGGCGCGCCAGGCACTGACGGATGAGCAAAAGGGTGATCCTCGCAGCTATTGTATTGCCGATACGCTGGTTGAAATGGGACGGCTGGGGCAAAAAACAGGCGCCGGATACTACCGTTACGATCCTGATACCCGTGCCCGCTCAGCGGACCCGGAGGTTTTGGCCGTTATTGAGGAGCAGGCGAAACAGCAGGGCGTGGAGCGTCGTGTGCTCAGCGATGAAGAGATTCTGGACCGGCACCTGATGGGGCTGATCAACGAAGGTTTCCGCATTCTCGAAGAAGGCATTGCCCAGCGCCCGGGCGATATTGACGTTGTGTATGTTCACGGATATGGCTTCCCCTCGTACCGGGGCGGTCCCATGTTCTATGCCAGTCGTCGTGGCCTGAAAGCGGTTTATGAGAGTATCGAGAACCTGTATGAGCTTACCGGTGAGGCCCACTGGGCTCCGGCACCATTGCTCACTGAACTGGTCAGGAACAACCAGACTCTGGATGACTGGATGGCTCGAAAAAACTGATCCCGAAGGCCTTGGATCGGGGATCCGGAGTAGGTTCCAGCCCCCGTTTTTCCTTGCAG
This window encodes:
- a CDS encoding 3-hydroxyacyl-CoA dehydrogenase NAD-binding domain-containing protein, coding for MLVSYRRVDELAVITINNPPVNALSHGVRKGVLEAINTAQADDSKAIVIQCEGRTFIAGADISEFGKPIEEPSLPQVNAAIEASAKPVIAAIHGTALGGGFELALSCHYRCALDSAAVGLPEVTLGLLPGAGGTQRVPRLIGVQAALDMITSGQKVSAQKALSLGLIDRVLDGPVEEAALAYARELVTEGAGPRRISDIAIPAESFDSEAFEAYRNLLRKRKRGQEAPQRIVDCIEASMVKPFDEGLAYERSRFVECCQSEQSAALRHIFFAERQAPKVPGLDKAVVPRAIDRVAIIGAGTMGGGIAMSFANAGIPVTLLELNQKGLDAGLALIARNYATTVSKGRLSQDQAAARQALISGTTDYEALADVDLVIEAVFESMDVKRQVFGRLDQVCKEGAILASNTSYLDVNEIAAATSRPQDVVGLHFFSPANVMRLLEVVRADKTAEDVIATAMALGKRIGKVPVLAGVCYGFIGNRMLRQYAREAQLCMIEGAEPEQIDGVLTRFGMAMGPLAVGDLAGLDIGYKARQALTDEQKGDPRSYCIADTLVEMGRLGQKTGAGYYRYDPDTRARSADPEVLAVIEEQAKQQGVERRVLSDEEILDRHLMGLINEGFRILEEGIAQRPGDIDVVYVHGYGFPSYRGGPMFYASRRGLKAVYESIENLYELTGEAHWAPAPLLTELVRNNQTLDDWMARKN